The sequence TTTCTATACCTTGCTCACACTTTCCTTGCAAGAAAAAAGTTACGAACTCAAAATTCTAATGGAAATCTTTTTTAGAAATCTCTTCTAAGATTCTCCATTCTTCTTCATTTTTTTTAAAGGAACAAGAAAAGCATAAATATGAAAAGCCATCTCAATTGAGATGGCTATCCTTTTAGAATCATAAACAAGCATTTTTATCTAAGAACTATGCCTTTTTTGAATTCACACGGCTCTTTAAGTGATGGGAAGGCCGAAAAGTAATCACTTTTCTTTTTACAATTTCTGCTTCTTTTCCAGTTTTCGGATTGCGTCCAATACGGGATGATTTCTGATTCACAAGAAAAGATCCAAAAGAAGAAATTTTTACGTCTTCTCCTTGGGCAAGCCGCGCACAGATTTCCTCAAAAAAGCCATCTACAATATCAATATATCTTTGTTTGGAGAGGCCAAGAAGGCTGCCATAACGCTCTTGAATGGCATCTGAAAGTCGTGCACGTGTCATAGCATTTGATTTATTTTCATCATGTTTCATAATTCTTATTTTCTCCCATTCTTATTTGTAATTTCTAAAGAGCTGTTAAAAAGCCTTATTTAAAACTCATTAGAAAATCCGACAAAATTTTAAACGGTGAAGTTTTTACAAATTTTAAGAGTTTTTCTTTTATTTGAAAAGTCTCCAGACATTTAAAAGCCGATCTCAGCTCAAGATCTCCATTTTCTTGTTGCTTGTTATTTGTAACTTGATTTTAACCTTAAATAGAAACGTCCGTCAATCTCTTTGACATATTATTTTAACTCTTCTATTAAATACAGAGATTTATGAGAAAAATAAAGCTTTTTTTGAGGCGTTTGAAAGCAAAATAGATATTTTCCTTTTTCAAGAAGCTTTTTCTCAATTTCAGATTCAGGACTTTTTTCTTGCCATATTTTTGAATGTCTCATTTTATGAAAATTATAAAAATTTCCTCCTCATCTTATGCTTAAAATTGAATTGACAGAAATAAATTTTTGCAGATATCATATTAGGAAATAATAAATTATAAGGCCGGCGTCTGTGCCAGATTTTTAGTAACAAAAAAAAAGATACGGAGCATCAAAATGAAAATAAAAAAATTTGGGTTATTAAGCGCATCACTTGTTGTTGCTCAATTGATAACAATTGGTTCTACACAAGCTGCATATGTTATGGTCACTGAACCAGAGACCGCTCAGAAAGGGATCACTATACCTGCAGTTCGTTCTGAGGACAAATATTCATCCGATGATGCAACACACGCTCTTCGTCTTGTTGGAGAAAACATCGATCATAGTCATAAAATAAGCCAAACCATTAATGGCACCATTAAGTCACATGTGTTAGCAGATGGCCTTCAAGAGCATCCTGATGAAAAAAGTCAACACCAAGCTATTTATAATGAAGGTGTAAAAAAAGTACATCCCAACCAAAGGCGCGTATTAGAGGCCATGAAAGTTGTTGCAAGACATTTAGGCGGGGCTGCTGGAATTGAGCACATAAATACAACAACCGTAGATGACCCCACAATCTCCTCTGATAAAGTTACAGCTCATGCACAATTAACTCATATGTCAAATATTACCCTTGGCAATATTCAAAATATCCAATTAGCACACCTTACAATTGCTAATGCTTATGCGGCAGCGTCCCCTGAAAAACAAAGTGCGGCCCTTCCCCTCATTAATGACACTTTAAGCCGTATTAAAGAAGTTCATAAAGGCTTCCAAGCGGTGGGACAAAAAATGGAAGAGCATTATGGCGCTGTTAAAGAAGATATTCTAAAAAAATCTAATTAATTTTTTATCCTCACAAAGCATAAACGCATGGAATTACTCTGGATTCCATGCGTTTTTCCTTTTCAACCTCTTCTATTTTTTTATTCTATTTAAAAAGCGATATCTCTTTACAAAAGAATTTATTTGGAAAATACTTTTAATAAATTCTTTTTATTAGAAAGAAGAAGGTTCATCTTGATTGAGTTAAAGCGGTTGTTACCCAAAACTTTTCTAAAAATTAGTCCGCTTTTTAAAAGTAAAAAATTTAACAATATCAAACAAGGAATACTGTGTAATGAATTATAAAAAATATCTTTTTGTTTTTTCTTCTGCTTTGCTTTTTTCTTATTCTACAAATTATATCCATGCTGCAAATGGAGACATCATCGTTCAAGGAGGAACAGTCTTTCATCCTTTGGAATCTTTTACTCCTCAATTACAAACTGATATACAAGAATACAACAGCCCTGTTGCAGTGTGGCAGGAATTTCAAAATCGTTTAGATGCAGCAGGGGCATTTAAACCTGTAGGTCCTGTTTCAGTTGGTTCTCTTACAACAATAGACCCTCTTACAAATTTTATCTTCACACGAGCAGTTGGAGTAACCCCTCAACCAGACAGCCATTCTTTTTATCTTCACACAAATCCCAATAGCCCTAAAATGAAACACTTACAGGCGTCCAACAATGTAGGCTTATATCAAGCATGGCACACCCCTCAAAAAAGTTATCAAATTGCGCTTTCTGGCACAATTTCACATAAAGCCGATGTTGGGGATATTAATGTTCCTCTTCCAGATAGGAGTAATTATAACTCACAGTGGCATAGATATGAGTTTTTACCCAATAGGGCTGATGTAACGGTATTAACGCATTACCACCATAACAATGTTGGATATTGTGTTGTCGAAGGAATGCAGTATACCAAGGAACCAACTGGTGCATGGAAAGTAAAACTAAAACCCCTTTATATTGGGAGAAATTCCTATAAGTTCAGTCCAGAAGAACTTGCAAATATAAAAAAAGCTGAGAAATTTTAAACTTCTTTCGGAATTTTCCTTAAAACTTTCTGAACTTCTTTTGACAACCTTTTTTCCATAAGAAATTCTGCTCCTTGTGAAAGCGCTTGCTGCTTTTCTTTTAAAAGACTCACATTTTCTTGAATTAAAGCGTCTTCGCTTTCTTTTAAAAGCGTTTTCAAACCGTTATGTTGAGAAGAATCTTGATCTTTTTCGAGCGCTTTTTTAACAAGCTGAATGTCTTGCTCTAAATGAAAACGTGCCTCTAAAAGGAGACGTTTTTGAAGATCTTCCTCCCCATGATGGAGACTCTCAAAGAGTGTCTCTTTAATTTTTTCGAGATCCATTCCATAAGTAGGATAAACGGTAATTTCTTGATGAATACCTGTTGACTTCTCATGGGCAGAAACAGTCAAAAGTCCATCTGCATCCATGGAAAAAGAAACATTAATTCGAGGAAGGCCGGCGGGCATCGGCGGAATTCCTCTCAACTCAAAACGCGCAAGGGATTGACAATCTGATACAAGCTCTCTTTCTCCTTGGACAACATGAATCAAAAGCGCATTTTGTCCATCCTCAGAGGTCGTAAATTCTTGAGATTGTCGCAAAGGAATCGGGCTATTTCTCGGAATAATTCTATCCACAATGCCTCCCATTGTCTCAATTCCCAAAGAAAGAGGGGTCACATCAAGAAGAAGCGTATCCGATCCAAAAACAAGGGCATGCGCTTGATAAGCGGCGCCTATAGCAACCACATGATCGGGATCTAAATTTGTTAAAGGTTCTTTGTTAAAAAATGTTTTAAGCATTTTTCGAACAAGGGGCGTCCTTGTTGCGCCTCCAACCAATATAAGACCTTCTATCTCTTCTTTTTTAACATCAGCATCCTGAAGGACAGATGAAACGATTTTAATCGTTTTTCCAATCATTTCTTGAATAAGATGATTATACTGATCTTGTGTTAAAGATACCGAAATGATTTTTTCGTCAACTTGGAAAGATTCTTCGAGTGACGCCATTATGCTCAACTTCTCTTTTAAGGAACGTACCTTTAATAACACGTCAGTTAAGTGAGCAGGGTTTTTTTCAAGTTCGGCTTTAAGTTCCAGATTTTGATCTTTTAAAAATGCTAAAAGAGCCTCATCAAAATCATCCCCTCCAAGCTTAAGGTCGCCTCCTGTTGCAATGACCTTAAAAAGACCTTTTTCAAGCCTGAGGAGGGAAAAATCAAAGGTCCCTCCTCCTAAATCATAGACGGCGTAGAGACCCTCTACCTTTTTATCAAGGCCATAGGCAAGCGCGGCTGCCGTCGGTTCATGAATGAGCCGTAAGACCTCAAGGCCTGCTTTCTCGGCAGCCATCTTTGTTGCAAAACGGGCAGCTTCATCAAAATAGGCTGGAATGGTAATAACTGCTTTTGTAATAGGCTTTTTTAAATCTAGGGAGGCTTGCTCTTTGATAAATTTTAAAATCTCAGCAGAGACATCAAGAGGTGTTATAGGCTTTCCCTGCATGTTAAAAGTTTTTAAACCAACCTGATTCATAAAACGTTTTGCAGACTTTATAACTTTTTCTGAAGAAAACATTAGGTCATGCAGAGCTTCCTCACCAACATGAATGCCCTCTTGTGTATAAGACACAATTGAAGGAATAAGAGTGGTCCCTTTGGACATTTTAATAAGCCGTGGTAGGGATTCTTTCTCTTCTAAGACAGCGACAACGGTGTTTGTCGTGCCAAGATCAATTCCAAGAGCAGGAGAATTATTTTCAGCTGTTTCTTTATCTTTTTCTTTCAATGGTTCTGTGATTTGAAAGTAATGTGTCATCGTACTTTTTCCTGAACCATTTTATAAAGAGACATATGATATTGGAGTTGATCTAAAAGGTCAGAGGCTTTTTGAAAATCCTTGCTTTCAAAAGCCTCGCCTATTGCTTTTTCGCACTTTAAAAGACGCGCTTTTATTTCATTTTTTGCTTTCAGAAGCTCAACTTCATTTTCAAGCATCTTTAAACGTTCTTGTGCTTCCATCATCATCATTAAAAAAAGGGGATCTTGCGTTTTTTTTAAACTTTCTTCGGACCTTTTGTTTAAGCTCAAAAGATGATGGCCTCTTAAAGCGGAAGATTTAAGAATACGATAGGCTTCATTTAAAAGCATCGTGTAGTCTTCAGCTTTTATACGCTCTTCTTCTGATTTTAGAACAAATTGATCAGGATGTAAGAGGCGTTGTCGCATCAGATAATTTTTTTCAAGTTCTTGCAAACTGAGTAAATACTCCTCTTTTAGTCCTAAAATATGAAAGTATGAAGAAGACTTCTTTGGCTTTGAAAGCTTTCCACAAAGTTTACAAAAAAAATGAGAAACGTCTGTTGGGTCTTCAGGAAATTCACAAAAATGCTCAGAAATTTCCTTTTCAAACATGAAAAGATTCTCCACACCCACACCGACCTTTTTCATTTGGGTTTTTAAAGACAAACCCAGAATTCAAATCCGTTTCCTCATAGGTCATTTCTGTTCCAATTAAAAACATAACAGCCTTTGCTTCAATAAAGAGGCTTACACCATGGACCGTTATCTTTTCATCTAAAGGAGAGGCCTCATCTGCATATTCAAGAACATACGAAAGTCCGGAACATCCCCTTGATTTAACACCAATCCGAATCCCAAGAGAAGGTTTTTGACGCTTTTCAAGAAGTTCTTTAATTTTCTTGGCAGCATTTTCATCTACTTTTAGAAAAGACGGACGCGACCTTTCAGGAGCAGTCATTTTTATTCTCGGCCTTTAGAAGATTGTTTATTTTGATAGTCTTCTATGGCCGCTTTAATGGCATCCTCAGCGAGCACAGAACAATGAATTTTTACAGGGGGAAGGGCGAGATGCTGGGCAATTGAATTATTTTTAATATTCGTTGCTTCAGTCAACGTCATACCACATAAAAGTTCCGTCACATAAGAACTGGACGCAATCGCAGAACCACACCCAAAGGTCTTAAACTTTGCTTCTTCAATCACCCCATCGTCCGTAACGCGAATTTGAAGCTTCATAACATCTCCACACGCAGGTGCCCCAACAAGCCCCGTTCCCACATTCTTATCTTTTGGATCTAACGCCCCCACATTACGAGGGTTTTCATAATGATCTAAAAGTTGCCGACTATATGACATATTTCTCTCTCCTCTTTTAATGCCCTGCCCATTTTACAGAATTAACATCAATTCCCATTTGGGCCATTTCCCAAAGAGGACTCATTTCACGAAGACGCTTCACCGCTTTAATAATACTCTCAGCAGCTTCATCTACTTCCTGGTCTGTCGTAAATCGACCAAACCCAATTCGCAATGAAGTATGCGCTAAATCTTCTGACACACCGAGAGCTCTTAAAACATAAGAAGGCTCTAAAGATTCTGATGTACATGCGGACCCAGATGATAATGCTAAATTCTTAATTCCCATCATCAATCCCTCACCTTCAACATAAGCAAAACTTAAATTTAAATTTCCAGGAATTCTTTTTTCAAGATCTCCATTTAAATAAACATCTGAAAGAGCACTTTGTATTTTTTCAAGAAATCTATTTCTAAGATTTCTTAAGCGCTCATTCTCCGCATCTCTTTCTTGATCTGCAATGAAACATGCTTCTCCCAATCCAACACAAAGGGGTGTCGGAAGTGTTCCAGACCTAAACCCACGTTCTTGTCCGCCGCCATGAATAAGCGTTTCGAGTCGAACGCGTGGCTTTCTTCGAACATAAAGAGCTCCAATACCTTTGGGACCATATATCTTATGTCCTGAAAGACTTAATAAATCAATATTCATTGAATTGACATCAAGGGGGATTTTTCCAACAGCTTGAGCGGCATCTGTATGAAATAACACCCCTTTGGCCCGACAAAGTTCTCCAATTTCTGAAAGGGGTTGGATAACGCCAATTTCGTTATTAACTGCCATAATTGACACAACACTTGTCTGAGGCGTCAACGCTTTTGAAAGAACATTTATATCAATAAGTCCATTTGGTAGAACAGGCAAGTATG is a genomic window of Pseudomonadota bacterium containing:
- a CDS encoding integration host factor subunit alpha; its protein translation is MKHDENKSNAMTRARLSDAIQERYGSLLGLSKQRYIDIVDGFFEEICARLAQGEDVKISSFGSFLVNQKSSRIGRNPKTGKEAEIVKRKVITFRPSHHLKSRVNSKKA
- a CDS encoding Hsp70 family protein; amino-acid sequence: MTHYFQITEPLKEKDKETAENNSPALGIDLGTTNTVVAVLEEKESLPRLIKMSKGTTLIPSIVSYTQEGIHVGEEALHDLMFSSEKVIKSAKRFMNQVGLKTFNMQGKPITPLDVSAEILKFIKEQASLDLKKPITKAVITIPAYFDEAARFATKMAAEKAGLEVLRLIHEPTAAALAYGLDKKVEGLYAVYDLGGGTFDFSLLRLEKGLFKVIATGGDLKLGGDDFDEALLAFLKDQNLELKAELEKNPAHLTDVLLKVRSLKEKLSIMASLEESFQVDEKIISVSLTQDQYNHLIQEMIGKTIKIVSSVLQDADVKKEEIEGLILVGGATRTPLVRKMLKTFFNKEPLTNLDPDHVVAIGAAYQAHALVFGSDTLLLDVTPLSLGIETMGGIVDRIIPRNSPIPLRQSQEFTTSEDGQNALLIHVVQGERELVSDCQSLARFELRGIPPMPAGLPRINVSFSMDADGLLTVSAHEKSTGIHQEITVYPTYGMDLEKIKETLFESLHHGEEDLQKRLLLEARFHLEQDIQLVKKALEKDQDSSQHNGLKTLLKESEDALIQENVSLLKEKQQALSQGAEFLMEKRLSKEVQKVLRKIPKEV
- the hscB gene encoding Fe-S protein assembly co-chaperone HscB → MFEKEISEHFCEFPEDPTDVSHFFCKLCGKLSKPKKSSSYFHILGLKEEYLLSLQELEKNYLMRQRLLHPDQFVLKSEEERIKAEDYTMLLNEAYRILKSSALRGHHLLSLNKRSEESLKKTQDPLFLMMMMEAQERLKMLENEVELLKAKNEIKARLLKCEKAIGEAFESKDFQKASDLLDQLQYHMSLYKMVQEKVR
- the iscU gene encoding Fe-S cluster assembly scaffold IscU, with protein sequence MSYSRQLLDHYENPRNVGALDPKDKNVGTGLVGAPACGDVMKLQIRVTDDGVIEEAKFKTFGCGSAIASSSYVTELLCGMTLTEATNIKNNSIAQHLALPPVKIHCSVLAEDAIKAAIEDYQNKQSSKGRE
- a CDS encoding IscS subfamily cysteine desulfurase, giving the protein MKITRPIYLDYQATTPCDARVFEKMIPFFKEDFGNPHSRNHVYGWHAEEAVEKARAQIAHVLHADPREIVFTSGATEANNLALKGAAYFYKDQKNHLITTLTEHKCVLDTCRYLEQNGFRITYLPVLPNGLIDINVLSKALTPQTSVVSIMAVNNEIGVIQPLSEIGELCRAKGVLFHTDAAQAVGKIPLDVNSMNIDLLSLSGHKIYGPKGIGALYVRRKPRVRLETLIHGGGQERGFRSGTLPTPLCVGLGEACFIADQERDAENERLRNLRNRFLEKIQSALSDVYLNGDLEKRIPGNLNLSFAYVEGEGLMMGIKNLALSSGSACTSESLEPSYVLRALGVSEDLAHTSLRIGFGRFTTDQEVDEAAESIIKAVKRLREMSPLWEMAQMGIDVNSVKWAGH
- a CDS encoding pyridoxamine 5'-phosphate oxidase family protein, with amino-acid sequence MNYKKYLFVFSSALLFSYSTNYIHAANGDIIVQGGTVFHPLESFTPQLQTDIQEYNSPVAVWQEFQNRLDAAGAFKPVGPVSVGSLTTIDPLTNFIFTRAVGVTPQPDSHSFYLHTNPNSPKMKHLQASNNVGLYQAWHTPQKSYQIALSGTISHKADVGDINVPLPDRSNYNSQWHRYEFLPNRADVTVLTHYHHNNVGYCVVEGMQYTKEPTGAWKVKLKPLYIGRNSYKFSPEELANIKKAEKF
- a CDS encoding iron-sulfur cluster assembly accessory protein, translated to MTAPERSRPSFLKVDENAAKKIKELLEKRQKPSLGIRIGVKSRGCSGLSYVLEYADEASPLDEKITVHGVSLFIEAKAVMFLIGTEMTYEETDLNSGFVFKNPNEKGRCGCGESFHV